The Pantoea nemavictus genome includes a region encoding these proteins:
- a CDS encoding transketolase family protein, whose protein sequence is MSNAKHLATVMVEAFIDAVNRGVDLVPVVADSTSTAKIAPFINAFPDRLINVGIAEQTLVGTAAGLAIGGKVAVTCNAAPFLVSRANEQVKVDVCYNNTNVKLFGLNAGASYGPLASTHHSIDDIAVMRGFGNIEIYAPSCPLECRQIIEYALAHVGPVYIRLDGKDLPQLHNEDYQFRPGQIDVLREGDDIVLVAMGSTVHEVVHAAEQLHEQGITAGVIAIPSIRPCDTQRLRELLNHYPAVISVEEHNVNGGVGSLVAEVLAEGGCGIPLLRLGIPDGEYAIAGDRASTRARHGIDAASVVKSAVRICAGA, encoded by the coding sequence ATGAGTAATGCAAAACACCTGGCGACGGTAATGGTCGAGGCATTTATCGATGCGGTGAATCGCGGCGTTGATTTAGTGCCGGTGGTGGCCGACTCCACCTCAACCGCCAAAATTGCGCCGTTCATCAACGCGTTTCCCGATCGCCTGATTAACGTCGGCATCGCGGAACAAACGTTAGTGGGGACCGCTGCCGGACTGGCGATTGGCGGCAAAGTCGCCGTCACCTGTAATGCCGCGCCGTTCCTGGTTTCCCGTGCTAATGAGCAGGTAAAAGTCGACGTCTGCTACAACAACACCAACGTTAAATTGTTTGGCCTGAATGCCGGTGCCAGCTATGGGCCGCTGGCCAGCACCCATCACAGCATCGACGACATTGCGGTGATGCGCGGCTTCGGCAACATCGAAATCTATGCGCCATCCTGCCCGCTGGAGTGTCGCCAGATCATTGAGTACGCGCTGGCGCATGTGGGCCCAGTGTATATCCGCCTCGACGGCAAAGATCTGCCGCAGCTGCACAACGAAGACTACCAATTCCGTCCCGGCCAGATTGATGTTTTACGTGAAGGTGATGACATCGTGCTGGTGGCGATGGGCTCCACCGTTCACGAGGTGGTTCACGCCGCTGAGCAACTGCATGAACAAGGCATTACGGCGGGTGTGATCGCCATTCCATCGATTCGACCTTGTGATACCCAACGGCTTCGCGAGCTGTTAAATCACTACCCAGCGGTAATTAGCGTGGAAGAGCATAACGTCAACGGCGGGGTTGGCAGCCTGGTGGCAGAAGTGTTGGCTGAAGGTGGCTGCGGCATTCCCCTGCTGCGATTGGGCATTCCGGATGGCGAATACGCGATTGCCGGCGATCGTGCCTCAACCCGGGCACGCCATGGCATCGATGCGGCCAGCGTGGTGAAGAGTGCGGTACGTATCTGTGCAGGAGCGTAA